One Planifilum fulgidum DNA window includes the following coding sequences:
- a CDS encoding transposase, translating into MGEGYRRRWIIERCFGWMTNYRRLVVRYDRYLHIYRAFCLIAFIIWCVNRILK; encoded by the coding sequence GTGGGAGAGGGATACCGCCGGCGTTGGATCATTGAACGCTGCTTCGGGTGGATGACCAATTACCGTCGGTTGGTGGTTCGATATGACCGATATTTGCATATTTATAGAGCTTTTTGCCTGATCGCATTCATTATTTGGTGTGTAAACCGAATTTTGAAATAG